The window CTCTAAAATCCTGTTCGCGGTAGGTATCGGCTTGTTCACGGCTAACAAAATCGTAATCGGTCTTGCCGACGATAACATGTTCGGGTTTGCCGAAAAGGGGTTCGAAACTCGGGTTACACAGTAGGTAAACGCCGTTGGGATCTTTCAGCCATATTTTGTCGGGCATGGCCTTTAACAGGGTGCGTAGCAAATCTTCTTTGTCGGCCAAGGTTTCCAAGGCCCTTTGCCGCTCGGAAAAATAGCAGGCTAATGCCATGCCCACTACCGATAGCACCACCATGAAAAACCAGTAGTTGATCTCATGGCTATCCCCCAAGCTGGGATCGGCCAAGCCGGAGCGTCGCCAAACCAAGCCGAACATGGCCTGTGTCGCGGTAACGACCAAGATCAGCGTGGTAGCGCGGCTGCCAAGACGAACCGCCGCCCAACTGACGAATAGAAATATCCAGTAACTTTTCGCGTAAGCACCGAGGCTGTCGTGAAACCAATCGAGAAAAACCAACTGACCCACCAAAAAGTTCAGGGCAATGATCAGTAATGCTTCGCTGAATTGTTTAACACCTTGCACCTGACAGGAACTGTTAGCCCAGACCAGAATCAGCGGCGTAACCAATATCACGCCCAGCGTATCGCCCATCCACCAATGTAGCAGGGCGGAAAGGACTGCCTCCTCGCCGATAAATCCGGCGACAAACAAAGTCAACACGCCTATTGCCGCCGTCAGCGAACATGCCACAACCCCGCCGAGACTAATCAGCACCAGGTAATCGCGCAGAGTTTTCAAAGATTGGTCGAAGCCACGGACGCGCTGGAGCAACCAAGCGCCTGACCAGGCACCGAAAGTACTACCGATCGATATGCTTGTCGCGCTCAATAACGCTTTGCCTTGCCAGACATTAAGCGCCAACGCTCCGATGAATATTGCCCAGACATAGTGGCGGCCGCCCAGCAAAATAGCCGCCAATGCCAGCCCGCTGGCAATAAAAAACACACTGGCACTGCCATTAGGCGCGAAATACAACAAAGCCAATCTGGCCGTTAAGATATAAAGCCCGGCAGCAGCTATCCATCTCAGCCATGCAGGCGCCATTGCTTCACGCATAAACCCTCCTCTAGCTGAGAGTATAGCGACTGCCGGGGGGATTTCTAATTTAAAAATCTCGCTGATTATTAGCCCGGCGCTTACTCACGGGTCCCGCTGAGGCTATCGAAAGACAGGCTGCATTCGGCCTCGACAAGCCTGTCCGCAGCGCAGCCGAAGGGCTGGGCGCAGCACGATGCCAGTTGTGGCTGGCGATGTGGGGACGAAGGTCGGCTGCCGTCAATCCGCTTTTCGACAGCGGCCATCAATCAACGACAGATACCGGCTATTTTGGGGCGAATCCATTCACCCCTTTGCCGTTAAGCGCTAGCGGCCCCTTGCAGGCCCGCCGGCAATGCTTATTTATAGGTTGGTTTACCGTCGCCAAAGGCGTTCAGCGAAACTTCAAAATAGAAGAAATTACCCGGCTCATTGGTGAAAGGTGCCCCTGTCGCTGTCGCTGATTGACGAACGCCGTTTTGCGATGTGGTGTAATCACCTGGCGTAAAGCGCGCATAACTCAAACTCCAGTCCACGTAGGCGTTGAGTTTATGACGTAGACGAATATCGAACTCATGACCCAAAAAGGTCTTGCCGTTCGCACCGGTTAACCCGGCACGGTTCCAACCGCCACCATCGCTGGCCATCCAGTAGGCGTTATAACCGGTATCGATTTGCACGTCCTTATAGGGCGTAAACTCCAAACGAACCTTAGGGGCGTGGATGTTATTCCATGAAAAATAATCGTTACGCGACCAAGGCTGATTGAAACCGAAAAAGGTATCCAAATTCTGGTTCGTTGTATCGTTAGCGCTTTTGTCGCCGGAGCCATAACCGTAATAAGCACTGGCCCTGGGTTTCCAGTCGTGATCGAAGGTGTAACCCAACTCCAGCGAGTAAGCAATCGCGTCGTGCTGTTGTAAGGTCTGAGTTCTCCGCCCGGTGCTCGACAACTTGCCAAACCGGCCAAACTGCTTATTGATATCGGTATCGTAATCGAAACCGGTATCGGGTATGACACCATAGATTCGCAAACCTGGTGCATAGACATCCACATCAGCTTTGCGGCTGGCATTCACAGCGTTGTAAGGATCACCGTCCACCTTGTGCCCTAAGAAATAAGGCTGGATAGTAATAAATTCCGACCATTGCTTGATGCTCAGTACCGCACCGTATACCCAGGTATCTTCATCCGGCTGATCGAATTCATTCATGATCCGATCCACCGGCTGGAAAGCGAAGGTGTCCAGGTCCCAGTTGTTTTGCTTTTTACCGAACCGCACCCGGTAACCCTCAAAGTTATTGGTGGTGTTACGGAACTGGTTGTTACCGATCAAACGTCTATCCAATAACTCCAGACTTTGTCTGCCAGCGCGAATACTCAGGGGGCGGTTATGGCCCAAGGCGTTTTCAAAATACAGTTCGCCGTAACCCTGAATAAGATCAAACTCGTTAACGTCGGAATTGGTCTTGGCATACAGGCTGTTGTAACTGCGCGAGTCCTGTGCTTCTACGACAAAACGAAACGGGTCGAGAATGTCATGGATACCTACATAGGCGCGGGTTCTCAACAACCAAAGATTATCCGGGTCGTTTTTGAAGCGAGTGCCGGTAGGCCGATAGTCATTCTCGCGGTATTCGTATCGTGTTCGAAAATCCAAGCCGACATCAAGCCATTTCACGTCACGAAATTGCTCGAACTGGGTTTTGCTTAAATTGCGCACGTAGCTGGGTGGATCGGGCTCCGGTTCGACTCGGTAACCTTTAGTTTTTGCGTAATAATCCTCGGCGGCTACCGAGCCTGACCACACCAACAACAGGCCCAAGGCGCCCGATGTCGACAATTTATTTAATGAGTGACGTTTCATATTGTTATTTTGGGGTTTTAGGGTTTTGGTTTCTTGCTTAAAAAACAAGTCTTGCATTCACACGGCCTTTCCATAGACCGTGTTTCACTAAGGGTAAACAGGCTGAGGGCCGTCTATCCGCCAGCTAAATCTTAGTTATTGTTACGCGGATTCTTTTTGCTGACCAAGTCGGAACCGTTCGCGTTTATCGATCTGGACGATCCGGCCATCGTGAATCACCACTTCGACCGAACCGAAGCGGATGTCCTGTAAAATCGCTGCGATTTGCAGTGCAATTTCTTTATTGTCGCCTTGCTTCAATGCATGACTGTTAAGTTCAATCGCCATATAGCCTCCTGGAGTATGGTGGGTTATCGTGGTGTTCTGCATAGGACTTACGGATACTTACCCATGACCGTTGGACAAATGGTAAGAAAACCACAAAGCGATTGAAAACGATATAAACAGAAATATATATCTGTTAATTGGATATATAAGATCACCGATGCTTGGCATCCCATCCTGGCCGCAACAGCCGAAATTCGACAACTTGTTATCTAAATAAAAGATTATCAATTCAATTTATATCATTTCCGTTGGCATTTAAGTTTCTCTATCCTGTCAGCACCTACTGACTGTTTCCAGAGAAACACAATGACTCAAAGCAACATCATGCCCGGCTTTCGACCGGCACTGTCCTACACCTTGTTCTATCTGGCATTGGTGGTACTGATCCCCTTGAGCACCCTGGTATTCAAGAGTTTGCAACTGGGTTGGGGCGAGTATGTGGACATCATTACCAATAATCGGGTGGTATCGTCGTTCCGGGTCAGTTTCGGTACGTCGCTGATAGCCGCCTTGGTGGCCGGCCTGTTTGGTTTTGTGATTGCCTGGGTGTTGGTGCGTTATCCCTTTCCCGGCAAACGCTTTTTGGACGCTTTAATCGATCTACCCTTTGCCTTGCCGACGGCGGTGGCCGGGGTCATATTAGCGACCATTTTTCAGCCCAGCGGCCTGCTGGGTAAATGGTTGATGGCCTCCTTTGGCGTGCAGGTGGCTTATAAGCCGCTGGGCATTGTGGTGGCATTGATTTTTATCGGTATTCCATTTGTGGTGCGGACCGTCGAACCGGTGTTGCAAGAATTCGACACCACGATGGAAGAAGCAGCTTCCAGTCTGGGAGCCACCCGCTTGCAAGTGTTTACTCAGGTGATTTTCCCCAACATTTTTCCGGCATTGCTGACCGGCGTTTCGCTGGCATTTGCCCGTGGCGTTGGCGAGTACGGTTCAGTGATTTTTATCGCCGGCAATCTGCCTTACGTCTCGGAAATCGTCCCGCTACTCATCATCACCAAACTGGAACAGTACCAATACGCCGGCGCTACTGCGATAGCTCTGACGATGTTGCTGGTATCGTTCCTGTTGTTGCTGATCGTTAATTTACTGCAACTCTGGGCGCGTCGCCGCTCCGGGCAAATTTAGGAGGAATCATGCACGCCAACGTTCATGTCATCGGCGACGCTGCCGGCCAAGCCAACTTCAAAGCACTACATGATCCGTTTTGGGTGCGCTGGGGCCTGGTCGGCGTAGCGGTGGGTTTTATCGTGCTGTTTTTATGCGTCCCGCTAGGCTTGGTGTTATATCAGGCCTTTTCCAAAGGTTGGCAGGCTTATTGGACTGCACTGGCCCAGCCTGACGCCATCGCCGCCATGCAGCTGACGCTCTTGGTTGCGCTGATCACGGTCCCGCTGAATACCGTATTTGGCGTCGCCGCGGCTTGGGCGATCACCCGCTTCGAGTTTTGGGGAAAAAGCCTGTTGACGACCCTGATAGATCTGCCGTTCTCGGTATCACCGGTTATATCCGGCTTGATTTTCGTGCTGATGTTTGGCGCCCAAGGTTGGTTCGGGCAATGGTTTTCCGCGCATGACATCAAGGTGATTTTCGCGGTGCCTGGCATCGTGCTGGCGACCATCTTTATCACCTTCCCCTTTGTGGCGCGCGAACTGATTCCGCTGATGCAGGAAATGGGTAACGAGGAAGAAGAAGCCGCGCTATCGCTGGGTGCCAGCGGTTGGCAGACATTCTTTAAAGTGACTTTACCCAATATCAAATGGGCCTTGCTCTACGGCGTGTTGCTGTGCAATGCCAGGGCGATGGGCGAATTCGGCGCGGTATCGGTGGTATCAGGGCATATTCGCGGGGTGACCAACACCCTGCCGCTACATGTAGAAGTCAGTTACAACGATTACGACGTCATAGGCGCGTTTTCCAGCGCGTCGATTCTGGCCGGCCTAGCCATCGTCACGCTGGTTTTGAAAAGCTTTTTGGAATGGAAGCAAGCCAGAGTTTAAAGACGAAAGACGAAAAAACGCAAGCGTTTTATCGTCCGCTTAACATCCGTTATGAGATAAAAAACATGAGTATTTTGTTAAACAACATCAGCAAAAACTTCGGCAAATTTGCCGCCTTGTACGACGTCAGTTTGGAAATTCCGGAAGGCGAACTGGTAGCCTTGTTGGGCCCATCCGGCTGCGGCAAAACCACCTTGCTACGGATCATCGCCGGCCTGGAAACCCCGGATTTCGGCCGGGTTCTACTCAGCGGCGAAGACAAGACCGAGCAACATGTCAGCCGGCGCGGCATCGGCTTTGTGTTTCAACATTACGCCTTGTTCCGGCATATGACGGTGTTCGACAACATCGCCTTTGGTTTGCGGGTCAAACCGCGCAAGGAAAGGCCAACCGAAGCCTTTATCAACAAAAAAGTGCACGCCTTGTTGGAGTTGGTGCAATTGGATTGGCTGGCGGATCGTTTTCCGGATCAACTATCGGGCGGGCAGCGGCAGCGCATTGCTTTAGCTAGAGCCTTGGCGGTGGAACCCAGCGTGTTATTACTCGACGAACCGTTCGGCGCCCTAGATGCCAGCGTGCGCAAGGACCTGCGGCAATGGCTGCGCAATCTGCATCAGGAATTGCACGTCACCAGTATTTTTGTGACCCACGATCAGGAAGAAGCGATGGAAGTGGCCAGCCAGGTGGTGGTCTTGAATCAGGGCCGTATCGAGCAACAAGGCGCGCCGGCCGATATTTACGATCATCCGGCCAATGCCTTCGTCTCCAAATTCATCGGCCAAACCAACGTTTTCGATCTGTCGGAAACCGAAAGCAATTGGCTGCAACGTGCGGGGATTCTGGCGGAAAAACCGCAAGGCATCTTCGCGCACGTGCGCCCGCATCATATCGACATCGTCAAGGCCGAAGAACCTTTCGGCTCGCCGGTGACGTTGAAAGACTGGCAACATCTGGGCGCGACGATACGCATCGAGCTGTTCAATCCGCAACATAACGGTTCCGGCGCAACACTGTTTGCGGAAATGCCTAACGAACGCTTCAAACAATTGAATTTAAACAAGGGCGACCGCGTGGCTGTGCATATCAAGCAAGCGCATTGGTTTAATTGACAGCATCCCTTCATAGCTCGGGCTATGCCGAGCATAGCCCCGAACAGGCATTTGACACGGTTCACGATTGTTGCCCCATCGCTCAAATCACCCCATGGAAAGACCGATATGAATCTAAATCAGCTTGAATTATTGCGTGTCCTGAAGGACACCCAGTTCAACCAATCCAAAGCCGCGGAAATCATGCATGTCGTGCAGTCGGCTGCCAGCCGGCAATTGCAGTTACTGGAGGAGGAATTGGGCTCTCCTTTGTACGAACGCCACGGCAAAAAACTGCTGGGCTTGACACCGCTGGGTGAGCAGGTGATGGAACAGGTGGACAGGATCAATCAGGCCAAAAAGAACATCCTGTCGATAGCCGACGACTTTCGCGAGAATCGCAACGGCGCTTTACATATCGCCACCACCCATACTCAAGCCAAGTACTTGCTGCCGGAACCGGTGCAAAAATTCCGGGAAAAATATCCGGGCATTACTATCTACATGGTGCAATCCTCGCCCCAGGAGCTGATTGAGCAACTCCACCAGCACCGCGCCGATATTGCTATCTGCACCGAAAAGCTGGATGAGGACGAGAAACTGGTCGTCAAATCCTGCTACGAATGGCAGCACATTGCCGTAGTGCCGCGCCATCACCCCTTGGCGCAAGGCGATGTGACCTTGGGCCGGCTGGCCGCATTTCCGATTTTAACTTACTCGCAAGGCTATACCGGCCGTTCGACCATCGAAAAAGCCTTTAAGAACGCCGGTAAAGAGCTGGACATCACCCTGTCAGCCGCCGACTCCGATATTATCAAAACTTATGTCAGATTGGGTTTGGGCGTGGGGATTATCGCCGGCACGTCATATGAATCGCGCAACGACAATGATTTGGTCGCCAGGGATTTGTCACACCTGATCCCCCGCTCGGTAACGAAAATTGCTTACTTGAAGCAATTATATCTACCAACTTATTTGCAATATTTCATTAACGAGCTGCTTTCCAAAGCCACCAAGGAGCATCAATATTAAAATCCGGCAGGAATTTCGGTTTTTATTTCCATATTTATCATAAGAGCTGCCCTAAAAATTTTGACTTTGCGCTGCTTCACGCAAAAACAAAGACTTACAAACAACCCAACCACCGCAGCAAGCCCGTTGCAACGAGGTAAATCATATTTTTAGATTTATATATCTCAAATAGGCATTACACAAACCTAGGCTGCCCGCACCTGTATTGACAGCCTTCGTTTAAACCAAGTACTTTAAAAAAAATCGCTGACCGGACCACCGGAAGCCAGTACGCCTGAACTCATAAGCAGGCTGCTGGCTTTTTTTTGGCCCGCAGAAAACCGACAGGGAGTAATACCGCCATGACGCATTGGTATCCAGATAACTCGCAATCGATAGGCAACACCCCATTAGTCCGGCTAAACCGCATTACCGACGGTGCGCCGGTGACTTTGCTGGCCAAGATTGAAGGCCGCAATCCAGCCTATTCCGTGAAATGCCGCATCGGTGCGGCCATGATCAACGACGCCCAGCAGCGCGGTCTGCTCACCGACGGCAAAGAATTGATAGAACCGACCAGTGGCAATACCGGCATCGCCCTGGCCTTCGTGGCCGCCGCCCGCGGTATTCCATTGACTTTGACGATGCCGGAGACGATGAGTCTGGAACGGCGCAAATTATTGGTGGCTTACGGCGCCAAACTGGTCCTCACCGAAGGCGCCAAGGGTATGAAAGGCGCGATCGCCAAAGCTGAAGAAATTGCCGCATCCGATCCGGACCGTTACGTATTGCTGCAACAGTTTAAAAATCCCGCCAATCCAACCATCCACGAACTGACCACCGGCCCGGAAATTTGGACCGACAGCGACGGCGCTATCGACATTTTGGTGTCCGGCGTCGGCACCGGCGGCACCATTACCGGGGTTTCGCGCTATATCAAATTCAAACAGCGCAAACCGATCATTTCCGTAGCAGTAGAACCCGAAGCCAGTCCGATCTTGACGCAGTTTCGCGCCGGCGAACCCCTGCAGCCCGCACCGCACAAGATTCAGGGCATCGGTGCGGGATTTGTGCCGGAGGTATTGGATTTGTCCCTGGTTGACGAAATTGCCCTGGTCAGTAACGACGATGCCATAACCTATGCCCGCCGTCTGGCCCGCGAGGAAGGCATCCTGGCTGGCATCTC of the Methylomonas sp. MK1 genome contains:
- a CDS encoding alginate export family protein — protein: MQDLFFKQETKTLKPQNNNMKRHSLNKLSTSGALGLLLVWSGSVAAEDYYAKTKGYRVEPEPDPPSYVRNLSKTQFEQFRDVKWLDVGLDFRTRYEYRENDYRPTGTRFKNDPDNLWLLRTRAYVGIHDILDPFRFVVEAQDSRSYNSLYAKTNSDVNEFDLIQGYGELYFENALGHNRPLSIRAGRQSLELLDRRLIGNNQFRNTTNNFEGYRVRFGKKQNNWDLDTFAFQPVDRIMNEFDQPDEDTWVYGAVLSIKQWSEFITIQPYFLGHKVDGDPYNAVNASRKADVDVYAPGLRIYGVIPDTGFDYDTDINKQFGRFGKLSSTGRRTQTLQQHDAIAYSLELGYTFDHDWKPRASAYYGYGSGDKSANDTTNQNLDTFFGFNQPWSRNDYFSWNNIHAPKVRLEFTPYKDVQIDTGYNAYWMASDGGGWNRAGLTGANGKTFLGHEFDIRLRHKLNAYVDWSLSYARFTPGDYTTSQNGVRQSATATGAPFTNEPGNFFYFEVSLNAFGDGKPTYK
- a CDS encoding YezD family protein encodes the protein MAIELNSHALKQGDNKEIALQIAAILQDIRFGSVEVVIHDGRIVQIDKRERFRLGQQKESA
- the cysT gene encoding sulfate ABC transporter permease subunit CysT yields the protein MTQSNIMPGFRPALSYTLFYLALVVLIPLSTLVFKSLQLGWGEYVDIITNNRVVSSFRVSFGTSLIAALVAGLFGFVIAWVLVRYPFPGKRFLDALIDLPFALPTAVAGVILATIFQPSGLLGKWLMASFGVQVAYKPLGIVVALIFIGIPFVVRTVEPVLQEFDTTMEEAASSLGATRLQVFTQVIFPNIFPALLTGVSLAFARGVGEYGSVIFIAGNLPYVSEIVPLLIITKLEQYQYAGATAIALTMLLVSFLLLLIVNLLQLWARRRSGQI
- the cysW gene encoding sulfate ABC transporter permease subunit CysW; amino-acid sequence: MHANVHVIGDAAGQANFKALHDPFWVRWGLVGVAVGFIVLFLCVPLGLVLYQAFSKGWQAYWTALAQPDAIAAMQLTLLVALITVPLNTVFGVAAAWAITRFEFWGKSLLTTLIDLPFSVSPVISGLIFVLMFGAQGWFGQWFSAHDIKVIFAVPGIVLATIFITFPFVARELIPLMQEMGNEEEEAALSLGASGWQTFFKVTLPNIKWALLYGVLLCNARAMGEFGAVSVVSGHIRGVTNTLPLHVEVSYNDYDVIGAFSSASILAGLAIVTLVLKSFLEWKQARV
- a CDS encoding sulfate/molybdate ABC transporter ATP-binding protein; amino-acid sequence: MSILLNNISKNFGKFAALYDVSLEIPEGELVALLGPSGCGKTTLLRIIAGLETPDFGRVLLSGEDKTEQHVSRRGIGFVFQHYALFRHMTVFDNIAFGLRVKPRKERPTEAFINKKVHALLELVQLDWLADRFPDQLSGGQRQRIALARALAVEPSVLLLDEPFGALDASVRKDLRQWLRNLHQELHVTSIFVTHDQEEAMEVASQVVVLNQGRIEQQGAPADIYDHPANAFVSKFIGQTNVFDLSETESNWLQRAGILAEKPQGIFAHVRPHHIDIVKAEEPFGSPVTLKDWQHLGATIRIELFNPQHNGSGATLFAEMPNERFKQLNLNKGDRVAVHIKQAHWFN
- a CDS encoding LysR substrate-binding domain-containing protein, which produces MNLNQLELLRVLKDTQFNQSKAAEIMHVVQSAASRQLQLLEEELGSPLYERHGKKLLGLTPLGEQVMEQVDRINQAKKNILSIADDFRENRNGALHIATTHTQAKYLLPEPVQKFREKYPGITIYMVQSSPQELIEQLHQHRADIAICTEKLDEDEKLVVKSCYEWQHIAVVPRHHPLAQGDVTLGRLAAFPILTYSQGYTGRSTIEKAFKNAGKELDITLSAADSDIIKTYVRLGLGVGIIAGTSYESRNDNDLVARDLSHLIPRSVTKIAYLKQLYLPTYLQYFINELLSKATKEHQY
- the cysK gene encoding cysteine synthase A, coding for MTHWYPDNSQSIGNTPLVRLNRITDGAPVTLLAKIEGRNPAYSVKCRIGAAMINDAQQRGLLTDGKELIEPTSGNTGIALAFVAAARGIPLTLTMPETMSLERRKLLVAYGAKLVLTEGAKGMKGAIAKAEEIAASDPDRYVLLQQFKNPANPTIHELTTGPEIWTDSDGAIDILVSGVGTGGTITGVSRYIKFKQRKPIISVAVEPEASPILTQFRAGEPLQPAPHKIQGIGAGFVPEVLDLSLVDEIALVSNDDAITYARRLAREEGILAGISCGAAVAAAVRVAKRPEHEGKTIVVILPDSGERYLSSALFEGLFDPQGVAL